AAGCAAGAAATTGAAAGTATTATTCAAAAATCAATTTACAGGTGTCTTCCTAATATTGAAGAATCTATATATACGGATATGGCGTTAATAGGAAGAAAATAAAGTAATCTAGTTAGCTTAGAACTGCTATTTGAGTACTCATTCACTGAACTAACTGGAGACGTTAGTTAAAATAGTGTGTAAGTAGTTCGAAGAAGGCGCTGACATCTTATAACAACACATTCACGCGTCGGGCCTTACGGCCCTTGGTCGCCGGGAGGCATTTCAAGGAAGTGAATTCAGGCGACAACCCTGCGAACCTAACCGCATCGCGGCCGCCCCCGTTGGGGGCTTAAGGTTCTCGGGTTCGTGAATGCGGGAACGTTATGTGAAAGTGATGCAATATTATAAAAAATTATACTTACCGGAGCGATTCGAGATGATTAGAAATACAGTTCGGGCATTGATAATTCAGAACGAAATGTTGCTAACAATTAAGAAAGAGCGTCCTGAAGTAGGTGTTTATTATACCTTACCTGGAGGAGCTCAAGAGACAGGTGAAACCTTGGAGCAGACTTTGCAACGAGAGTGCTTTGAAGAACTTGGAATTGATATTTTGAATAGTAAATTAGTTTGTGTAAGAGAGTACATATCTAAGAATCATGAATATTCTTTTATTATGAAAGAAGTTCATGCAGTAGAATTTATTTATGAATGCAACAGCAATTCGACTACTTCTTATTTCTTTAGCTCACAGGCTGATGTTGGACAAATCGGAATTGAGTGGTTACCAATTGAAGGTATTAAACAAGCTGTATCTCAGTCGGCTGAGTTATCAAAGCCATATAAATTTCCTAATACAACTAATGACTTTTTCAAGGAATACTTTATAGGCCAGATAACAGAACCATATAGAAGTCAGATATTTGAAAGTTGATCAAGAAGGCATCACCATCACATAACACTGTATCTACGCTGCGGGCTACGCCCTTGATTCGCAAGATGTGGTAGGCAAAGAAGTGGATTCAGCTCACAACCCTGCGAGGCTAAGTCCGTCGGACCCAGTCGCTGGCGCTCCTTTAAGCCTCTCGGGTTCGTAGATACCAAAACGTTATCTGAAAGACCGGCAAAAATCATAATAGAAAACATTGATGGGAGAGTATTTTATGAGCCGCCTGGTAATCATGACGGTTGGAAAGACTCATAGTGGAAAAACCACTTTTGCTAAAGAATTAGAATCTGTACTACAACAAGCCATAGTCATTGATCAGGATAATCATGCTGAATTTATTAATAGCCATTATAAGAAACTTCGCCCTATAGAAGGTCCTAATACTTTAAAATTCTCTATAACAAATGCAATTGTTAACTATGCTATGGAGCAAAGCGATTTCCACATTATCTTAAGCAATTCCAATTTAAATAAATCAGGAAGAACAAATGTACTCCAGAACTTTCATGACAATGGATTTGAAAGTATTATAGTCCACTTTAATTTACCAATTGATTTATTGAAAGAACGTGTTACACAAACCCAAAGAAGTAAAGCTATATTTAGAAGTGACTCGAACTTTTTGGAAGTATTGGAGAGACAAGAAAATACGATAGAAATTCAACCTACTAAGGATGA
Above is a window of Paenibacillus sp. FSL K6-1330 DNA encoding:
- a CDS encoding ATP-binding protein, which produces MSRLVIMTVGKTHSGKTTFAKELESVLQQAIVIDQDNHAEFINSHYKKLRPIEGPNTLKFSITNAIVNYAMEQSDFHIILSNSNLNKSGRTNVLQNFHDNGFESIIVHFNLPIDLLKERVTQTQRSKAIFRSDSNFLEVLERQENTIEIQPTKDESNYLFDIKDPNDTLEIIQQIKEISEFR
- a CDS encoding NUDIX domain-containing protein — translated: MIRNTVRALIIQNEMLLTIKKERPEVGVYYTLPGGAQETGETLEQTLQRECFEELGIDILNSKLVCVREYISKNHEYSFIMKEVHAVEFIYECNSNSTTSYFFSSQADVGQIGIEWLPIEGIKQAVSQSAELSKPYKFPNTTNDFFKEYFIGQITEPYRSQIFES